The Macaca nemestrina isolate mMacNem1 chromosome 9, mMacNem.hap1, whole genome shotgun sequence genome includes the window ggtggggagggagagcaggctccctttcctcctccaggCTGGCATGCAGATAGAATCAGTCCTTGTTGTGCCCAGGGGGATGCAGGACCTCTCATGTGGAGCCCCTTTGGCCTGCCTCCCCAGCCCCGCAGGCAGGTACTACCTGCACCCACACTCTGCCACGCTCATGCCCTCGTAGTGGTACTTGAGGGTGGGCACTCCCATGTCATCCTTGTAGAGGATGGAGATGGGGCTCAGTTTGGTGGGCACACAGCAGGCTTTGCCCACCTTTGTGGGGAACTTGAGATGCACCAGGGTCTGCACGATAGCGTGTTTCGTCGGCGTCACATCGTCAGCCAAGGGGAAGAAGCAGCCACCCTTACACTCGTAGGCTTCGTACTCCTTGGGCGCAATGATCCAGCTGTTCCAGCCGATGTCCTCGAAGTTTACCCGCAGGGAGGTCTTCTGACAGTGGCTGCCAGCCCCGGTGCTCCTTTTCCGCCTGGCTAAAGTCGACCCCACAGCCACGTGGCCATCTGCGTCCTCCTCGTGGCTGCTCTCACCTGCCTCTGTGGAGCCCTCCTTGGACAGCTTCTTGAGCACACTCTCTTGCTCATGGCTGATCATCTCCCTCAGCTCCAGCCTGGTCTCCTTGGTCCCACTGCTGTGGTCATTGGAGAAGACGACAAAGAAGGGCAGGTTTCTGGAACCTGGGGGGACACTGATGTCCAGCTTGTCACAGCCCTTCCTGTGGCTCTCCACAGTCACTTCCAGCTTATTTTTGCTCTTGGTGGAGTCAGACCGGACCCAGCGCTTCACGGCGCTGGACACTTCCAAGGTCTCCCAGCCCTCATCCCGAATGTCCTGGGACACCAGGAAGGTCTTGGTGTCC containing:
- the LOC105486673 gene encoding growth/differentiation factor 2 translates to MCPGALWVALPLLSLLAGSLQGKPLQSWGRGSAGGTAHNPLGVPGGELPEHTFNLKMFLENMKVDFLRSLNLSGVPSQDKTRVEPPQYMIDLYNRYTSDKSTTPASNIVRSFSMEDAISITATEDFPFQKHILLFNISIPRHEQITRAELRLYVSCQNHMDHSHDLKGSMVIYDVLDGTDAWDSAADTKTFLVSQDIRDEGWETLEVSSAVKRWVRSDSTKSKNKLEVTVESHRKGCDKLDISVPPGSRNLPFFVVFSNDHSSGTKETRLELREMISHEQESVLKKLSKEGSTEAGESSHEEDADGHVAVGSTLARRKRSTGAGSHCQKTSLRVNFEDIGWNSWIIAPKEYEAYECKGGCFFPLADDVTPTKHAIVQTLVHLKFPTKVGKACCVPTKLSPISILYKDDMGVPTLKYHYEGMSVAECGCR